A region from the Parasphingopyxis sp. CP4 genome encodes:
- a CDS encoding bifunctional diguanylate cyclase/phosphodiesterase, translating into MVMRRDIDARGPAHMIEERHAPAGEVRTAQLNILSRFTLYSGATQAICAVVFAILERQTLPLQLLLAWLAMIIAATYFSARWLNQTSMVRRSDQLPLRKIQIAIADSTLRACLWISMPLYAGLTGAPINYAYTGGLVAMMIVSGVSVAVIPTAVILWVSALAAGLAIAGFYGAQGGILPGIAVLAAYSAAALVGFILLARSWQGQIDRAGVLAAKRADIRYLLQEYEDRGAGWLWQVDGQYQLTYVSPRMGELLGTATYQLLGKSLAGALGTQAGIGELLAKRERFTKFEIELGQTKNRRWITLSGSPIIDENGEFQGYRGVGLDITDSKSSHAKLQHLANLDVLTGLPNRSRVRTLLDTALSDAKDRGIPCAILFLDLDGFKPVNDTFGHPKGDAVLKTVARRLTDIVGNRGTVGRIGGDEFAVVVDDAQSRVAVEALSEKLIAAVSEPYMIDNVQIRIGLSVGCAYGPIDGDTVDDLVRKADLALYHAKSMGRATFCNFDPQMQVAAEERVRLEHDMRQAINTDQFNLLYQPLVSSQTQRVTGFEALLRWNHPTRGPISPAVFIPIAEESGLVEELGNWVLHQACQDAATWPEDITVAVNVSPIQLVGPALPATVSEALRKSRMQPNRLELEVTESVFMSGAGNAVDVLKRLRGLGVGIALDDFGTGYSSLGYLNKAVFHKLKIDGSFVREAATREETVSIIKAIVMLANSFRLSITAEGVETADDFNRMRDLGCHQIQGYLFGRPMPIERTREIVGSKWEHRLVG; encoded by the coding sequence ATGGTTATGCGGCGCGATATCGACGCCCGCGGCCCTGCGCATATGATTGAGGAGCGGCACGCCCCTGCGGGCGAAGTCCGTACTGCTCAGCTCAATATTCTATCACGCTTCACACTTTATTCGGGTGCGACACAGGCAATTTGTGCGGTTGTTTTTGCCATTTTGGAACGACAAACGCTCCCATTGCAGCTGCTTTTGGCGTGGCTCGCGATGATCATCGCCGCGACATATTTTTCCGCCCGTTGGTTAAACCAGACGTCGATGGTTCGGCGCTCGGACCAACTCCCGCTACGCAAGATCCAGATTGCTATCGCCGACAGCACGCTGCGCGCATGCCTTTGGATCTCGATGCCTCTTTATGCCGGATTGACCGGCGCGCCGATCAATTACGCATATACTGGCGGACTTGTGGCGATGATGATCGTCAGTGGTGTTTCGGTGGCCGTGATCCCGACGGCTGTCATTCTCTGGGTTTCTGCCCTGGCCGCAGGCCTTGCAATTGCCGGCTTCTATGGTGCCCAAGGCGGCATCTTGCCCGGCATCGCAGTATTGGCAGCCTATTCAGCCGCCGCATTGGTCGGCTTCATCCTCCTTGCACGATCTTGGCAGGGGCAAATCGATCGGGCGGGAGTGCTCGCTGCCAAGCGCGCGGATATCCGTTACCTGCTCCAGGAATATGAAGATCGTGGTGCTGGCTGGCTATGGCAAGTCGATGGCCAGTATCAGCTCACCTATGTGTCACCCCGGATGGGCGAACTGCTCGGAACCGCTACCTATCAGCTGCTCGGCAAGTCACTCGCCGGTGCCTTGGGCACCCAGGCTGGAATTGGCGAACTGTTGGCAAAACGCGAACGGTTCACGAAGTTTGAGATTGAACTCGGCCAGACAAAGAACCGTCGCTGGATCACCCTTTCAGGCAGTCCGATTATCGATGAAAATGGGGAGTTCCAGGGATATCGCGGCGTGGGCCTCGATATTACCGATTCCAAGAGCTCGCACGCCAAATTGCAACATCTCGCCAATCTTGATGTGTTGACCGGTCTGCCAAATCGATCGCGCGTCAGAACATTGCTGGATACGGCGCTTAGTGATGCCAAGGATCGCGGAATTCCCTGCGCCATTCTCTTCCTTGATCTTGATGGGTTTAAACCGGTCAATGATACGTTCGGCCATCCGAAGGGTGACGCCGTGCTCAAGACTGTCGCCCGTCGACTTACGGACATTGTTGGCAACCGTGGTACTGTCGGTCGTATCGGCGGTGACGAATTTGCAGTTGTCGTAGACGATGCCCAGAGCCGCGTTGCCGTAGAAGCATTGTCAGAGAAGCTGATCGCTGCGGTTAGCGAGCCCTATATGATCGACAATGTGCAGATCCGGATCGGGCTGAGCGTGGGTTGCGCCTATGGTCCGATTGACGGCGATACGGTCGACGATCTGGTCCGCAAGGCCGATCTCGCACTCTATCATGCAAAATCGATGGGGCGTGCCACCTTCTGTAACTTTGATCCGCAGATGCAGGTTGCGGCTGAAGAACGGGTGCGCCTTGAACATGATATGCGCCAGGCGATTAATACGGATCAGTTCAACTTACTGTATCAGCCGCTGGTTTCCTCACAGACGCAACGTGTCACGGGCTTTGAGGCGCTGCTGCGCTGGAACCATCCGACGCGCGGTCCAATCTCGCCCGCCGTGTTTATCCCAATTGCGGAAGAAAGCGGCCTGGTTGAAGAACTGGGTAACTGGGTGCTCCATCAGGCATGCCAAGACGCGGCCACATGGCCCGAAGACATCACCGTGGCCGTCAACGTATCGCCGATCCAGCTCGTTGGCCCTGCCCTGCCCGCAACTGTATCGGAAGCACTCCGAAAATCGCGCATGCAACCCAATCGGCTTGAGCTCGAGGTTACCGAGTCCGTCTTCATGAGCGGCGCCGGTAATGCCGTCGACGTGCTGAAGCGGCTCCGTGGCCTTGGTGTTGGCATCGCTCTTGATGACTTTGGTACCGGCTACTCCTCGCTCGGATATCTCAACAAGGCGGTCTTCCATAAACTGAAGATCGACGGCAGCTTCGTCCGCGAAGCGGCAACTCGCGAGGAAACGGTCTCGATCATCAAGGCAATCGTGATGCTCGCCAACAGTTTCCGACTGTCGATCACGGCCGAAGGTGTTGAAACTGCAGATGATTTCAACCGGATGCGCGACCTTGGTTGCCATCAGATCCAGGGCTATCTCTTCGGGCGCCCGATGCCGATCGAGCGGACCCGCGAGATTGTCGGCAGCAAGTGGGAACACCGCCTCGTCGGTTAA
- a CDS encoding M3 family metallopeptidase has protein sequence MRNALFLAVSGLALTASVTPFAGDAAMANHHATAEEPAADNPLLADWTGPYEGVPPWDQMAPEHFSGAFEVAMAEMRAEVQAIIDNPEAPNFENTNQAMELVGDRMNNVLSMFGVAVSNVSNDEYRAVQGEWSPQIAAFYQGLYLQPELIARYRAVYEGREGAGLDAEQLRLVERDYEQLLRQGALLEGADRERLAAITTELAGLYSEFSNRVLADEETYVLLDSEDDLAGLSDSFVATLRSAAEEREEEGWAIVNTRSFMQPFLQYSTRRDLREQVYNAYINRGDNGDANDTNEIIGQILGLRAERAALLGFETHAHWRMADTMAGTPENATDLMLRVWPGAVARVQQEVADMQAIADEEGADITIAPWDYRFYAEKVRQAQYSIDEAEIRPYFQLENMINGMFYMAETLWDLQFTENTGEVPVFQEDVRTFVVTDARDGSNVGLFYLDTYARTGKRSGAWMTTYRSQQTLGGEQNVLASNNNNFTEPPEGEPALISLDDARTLFHEFGHGIHYLLQDVYYPSLAGTPRDFVEYPSQVMENWVLTRPILNQFARHVETGEPMPQELVDRIEASSTFNQGFSTVEYLSSAIVDMRLHNRAEAITDVDAFERETLAEIGMPDEIVMRHRLPQFNHLFSSDAYSAGYYSYLWSETMDADTWEAFVESGDVWNREIADRFRSTLLSTGNETDRAEAYRAFRGRDPDVDALLRKRGFPVPEAGGETSDD, from the coding sequence ATGCGCAACGCGCTTTTTCTGGCGGTTAGTGGACTTGCCCTGACTGCGTCTGTCACACCTTTTGCAGGGGATGCCGCAATGGCAAACCATCATGCGACGGCCGAAGAACCGGCTGCCGACAACCCGCTTCTTGCCGATTGGACCGGCCCTTATGAAGGCGTGCCGCCCTGGGATCAGATGGCACCGGAACATTTCTCCGGAGCCTTTGAAGTCGCCATGGCCGAAATGCGCGCTGAAGTGCAGGCGATCATCGATAATCCGGAAGCGCCAAATTTTGAAAACACCAACCAGGCGATGGAACTTGTTGGCGATCGGATGAACAATGTGTTGTCGATGTTCGGCGTTGCGGTGAGCAATGTCAGCAATGACGAATATCGTGCAGTGCAGGGCGAATGGTCGCCGCAGATTGCTGCCTTTTATCAAGGGCTGTATCTCCAGCCTGAGCTGATTGCCCGCTATCGCGCGGTTTATGAAGGCCGTGAAGGCGCAGGGCTTGATGCCGAACAGCTTCGTTTGGTCGAGCGCGATTATGAGCAGCTGCTGCGGCAAGGGGCCTTGCTCGAAGGCGCGGATCGCGAACGGCTTGCTGCAATCACGACCGAGCTGGCTGGTCTCTACAGCGAATTCAGCAACCGCGTTCTTGCTGACGAAGAAACCTATGTCCTCCTCGATAGCGAAGATGATCTTGCCGGACTGTCCGACAGCTTTGTCGCGACGCTGCGGTCGGCTGCCGAAGAGCGCGAGGAAGAGGGTTGGGCGATCGTCAACACCCGCTCCTTCATGCAGCCCTTCCTGCAATATTCAACGCGGCGCGATCTGCGCGAGCAGGTATACAACGCCTATATCAATCGCGGCGACAATGGCGATGCGAACGACACGAATGAAATCATCGGTCAAATTCTCGGGCTTCGCGCGGAGCGTGCAGCGCTTCTCGGATTTGAAACGCATGCCCATTGGCGGATGGCCGATACGATGGCCGGTACGCCGGAAAACGCGACCGATCTGATGTTGCGCGTATGGCCGGGCGCAGTTGCGCGGGTCCAGCAAGAAGTTGCCGATATGCAGGCGATTGCTGACGAAGAAGGTGCCGATATCACGATCGCGCCGTGGGACTATCGCTTCTACGCAGAAAAGGTCCGCCAAGCACAGTATAGCATCGACGAAGCCGAAATCCGGCCCTATTTCCAGCTTGAGAATATGATCAATGGCATGTTCTACATGGCGGAAACGCTGTGGGACCTACAATTCACCGAGAATACCGGCGAAGTTCCTGTGTTCCAGGAAGATGTTCGCACCTTTGTGGTGACTGATGCCCGTGACGGATCGAATGTCGGTCTATTCTATCTCGACACCTATGCGCGGACAGGCAAACGGTCGGGTGCCTGGATGACGACCTATCGCAGCCAGCAAACGCTGGGCGGTGAGCAGAATGTGCTGGCGTCGAACAATAACAATTTCACCGAACCGCCCGAAGGCGAACCGGCGCTTATCAGCCTGGATGATGCCCGGACGCTGTTCCATGAGTTCGGCCATGGCATCCATTATCTTCTCCAGGATGTCTATTATCCGAGCCTCGCCGGAACGCCGCGCGACTTTGTGGAGTATCCGAGCCAGGTGATGGAAAATTGGGTGCTGACGCGTCCGATCCTCAACCAGTTCGCCCGCCATGTCGAAACTGGCGAGCCGATGCCGCAGGAGCTTGTTGATCGCATCGAGGCCAGCAGTACCTTCAACCAGGGCTTCTCCACGGTTGAATATCTGTCTTCGGCAATTGTCGATATGCGCCTGCATAATCGCGCTGAGGCTATCACCGATGTCGATGCCTTTGAGCGCGAAACGCTGGCAGAGATCGGTATGCCGGACGAGATTGTGATGCGGCACCGCCTGCCACAATTTAATCACCTCTTCTCGTCCGATGCCTATTCGGCTGGCTATTACAGCTATCTCTGGTCCGAAACGATGGACGCGGATACGTGGGAAGCCTTTGTCGAAAGCGGCGATGTCTGGAATCGCGAGATTGCCGATCGCTTCCGGTCGACTTTGCTCTCGACCGGTAACGAGACTGACCGCGCAGAAGCCTATCGGGCGTTCCGGGGCCGCGACCCGGATGTCGATGCCTTGCTTCGTAAGCGCGGTTTCCCGGTCCCAGAAGCCGGTGGTGAAACCTCAGACGACTAA
- a CDS encoding haloalkane dehalogenase codes for MTVSALRTPEDRFENIPDFDYPVHYAEDLPGYEGLRASWVDAGPADADRTFLCLHGEPSWSFLYRKMMPVFLESGARVIAPDFFGFGRSDKPTEPETYSFDFHRDYILALVERLDLSNITLVVQDWGGLIGLTLPVDEGFRARLSRLIVMNTALGVGKSPSDGFMGWKNYAAATPDLPVGDLLARGTPQMTDEEKAAYDAPYPSIDYKMGTRRFPEMVPISPEMEGVELSLKAATYWSDEFTGASFMAVGDADPVLGPPVMNALRETINGCPEPLMIEGGGYFVQEWGEPIARAALHHFGDL; via the coding sequence ATGACCGTATCAGCGCTTCGTACGCCAGAAGACCGCTTCGAGAATATCCCGGATTTCGACTATCCGGTGCATTATGCGGAGGATCTTCCGGGCTATGAAGGGCTGCGGGCCAGCTGGGTGGATGCGGGACCGGCCGACGCCGATCGTACATTCCTTTGCCTGCATGGCGAGCCCAGCTGGAGCTTTCTCTATCGCAAGATGATGCCGGTGTTCCTCGAAAGTGGGGCCCGGGTCATCGCCCCGGATTTCTTTGGTTTTGGTCGATCGGACAAACCGACTGAGCCAGAGACATACAGTTTCGATTTTCACCGGGATTATATCCTGGCGCTGGTCGAACGGCTTGATCTCAGCAACATCACGCTCGTTGTTCAGGACTGGGGCGGGCTTATTGGCTTGACCTTGCCGGTTGATGAGGGATTTCGTGCGCGCCTCTCCCGCTTGATTGTGATGAACACGGCGCTGGGTGTCGGAAAATCGCCGAGCGACGGCTTTATGGGCTGGAAAAACTATGCCGCCGCAACGCCAGATCTGCCGGTCGGTGACCTGCTCGCCCGGGGAACCCCGCAAATGACCGATGAGGAGAAGGCTGCCTATGACGCACCCTATCCGTCGATCGACTATAAGATGGGAACGCGGCGCTTTCCCGAGATGGTGCCGATCTCACCCGAGATGGAGGGTGTAGAGCTCAGCCTCAAAGCCGCGACCTATTGGAGTGATGAATTCACCGGCGCGAGCTTTATGGCTGTGGGCGATGCCGATCCGGTGCTCGGTCCCCCGGTCATGAATGCGCTGCGCGAAACTATCAACGGCTGCCCGGAACCGTTGATGATCGAAGGCGGCGGCTATTTCGTGCAGGAATGGGGCGAGCCGATTGCTCGTGCCGCACTTCACCACTTCGGTGATCTCTAA
- a CDS encoding META domain-containing protein: MKKLPKWLTAFAAIALIGATPATADHHENAEEAADPWTGYRAHGTEPFWSLMITEDRLRIEHAGDFSAEAERRDRTSPWPGMVFISQSENPGGRDFIVLIDEKICNDGMADMVWPHSVRVIVDGRLYRGCGGDSASVLAGEEWRVTTIAGEEVPATVGQTLQFDMEGGVSGNGGCNRFMGRYDLIGGISFGPIASTRRACINPEISRFESALLGALGTVYGLGVSEDGVLTLLGPDGPAITARR, encoded by the coding sequence ATGAAAAAGCTTCCAAAATGGCTCACCGCCTTCGCCGCTATCGCGCTTATCGGCGCGACTCCTGCCACCGCAGATCATCATGAAAATGCCGAAGAAGCCGCCGATCCATGGACCGGCTATCGCGCGCACGGGACCGAGCCATTCTGGTCTCTCATGATCACCGAAGACCGGTTGAGAATCGAACATGCCGGCGATTTTTCAGCAGAAGCCGAGCGGCGGGACCGTACTTCCCCTTGGCCGGGCATGGTATTCATTAGCCAATCTGAAAACCCTGGTGGACGCGATTTCATAGTCTTGATCGACGAGAAAATTTGCAATGACGGAATGGCCGATATGGTCTGGCCACACTCGGTTCGGGTCATCGTAGATGGCCGATTATATCGCGGCTGCGGCGGCGACAGCGCCAGCGTGCTGGCCGGTGAGGAATGGCGGGTCACCACGATTGCCGGTGAAGAAGTTCCAGCAACCGTAGGGCAAACTCTCCAATTTGATATGGAGGGCGGGGTCTCTGGCAATGGCGGCTGCAATCGATTCATGGGCAGGTATGATCTAATCGGGGGCATATCCTTCGGGCCCATCGCATCAACGCGCAGGGCTTGCATCAATCCCGAGATCAGCCGGTTCGAGAGCGCATTGCTTGGCGCGCTTGGCACCGTCTACGGCCTCGGCGTAAGCGAAGATGGTGTATTGACGCTGTTGGGACCGGATGGACCGGCAATAACCGCGCGGCGCTAG
- a CDS encoding 3-methyl-2-oxobutanoate dehydrogenase (2-methylpropanoyl-transferring) subunit alpha gives MASDTPRRNLPPLELYVPEPKFRPGDDADFSDIEVPPAGETRRPDTADDHGDMPDLAYGLVRVLDEDNKAVGPWDPKLDADTLRKMLRSMALTRAFDERMFRAQRQGKTSFYMKCTGEEAVAIAATFALDRDDMCFPSYRQQGILIARDWSLVDMMNQVYSNKRDRLMGRQLPIMYSTKQGSFFSISGNLATQYPQAVGWAMASAAKGDSRIAATWTGEGSSAEGDFHSACIFAAVYKAPVIMNVVNNQWAISSFSGFAGGEATTFAARAVGYGIAGLRVDGNDALAVYAATQWAAERARTNKGPTLIEHFTYRAEGHSTSDDPSQYRSANEAAEWPLGDPIARLKNHLIALGEWDEDRQAAMDKECAEQVKTAAKQAEKNGILGHGLHHPLETMFEQVFEEMPWHLKEQMQDMLDENEAANNVAKTR, from the coding sequence ATGGCTAGCGACACTCCGCGGCGCAATTTGCCGCCCCTAGAATTATACGTACCCGAGCCGAAATTTCGGCCCGGCGATGATGCGGACTTTTCCGACATAGAAGTCCCGCCGGCCGGCGAAACACGGCGGCCCGATACGGCTGACGATCACGGGGACATGCCGGATCTCGCCTATGGCCTGGTCCGCGTCCTTGACGAGGATAACAAGGCTGTCGGGCCTTGGGATCCAAAACTCGACGCCGATACGTTGCGCAAGATGCTGCGATCCATGGCGCTGACCCGCGCCTTTGACGAACGGATGTTCCGCGCCCAGCGACAAGGCAAGACCAGCTTCTACATGAAATGTACCGGCGAAGAGGCCGTCGCGATTGCCGCAACCTTTGCGCTTGATCGCGACGATATGTGTTTCCCCTCCTATCGGCAGCAGGGCATCCTGATCGCGCGGGACTGGTCCCTCGTCGACATGATGAACCAGGTCTATTCGAACAAGAGAGACCGGCTGATGGGTCGGCAGCTACCGATCATGTATTCGACGAAGCAGGGCAGCTTCTTTTCGATTTCGGGTAATCTCGCGACCCAATATCCGCAGGCTGTAGGCTGGGCGATGGCAAGCGCCGCAAAAGGCGACAGCCGCATCGCCGCAACATGGACCGGCGAAGGATCGAGTGCAGAAGGCGATTTCCATTCGGCTTGTATCTTTGCCGCCGTCTACAAGGCACCGGTCATCATGAACGTCGTCAACAATCAATGGGCGATCAGTTCATTTAGTGGTTTTGCCGGCGGTGAGGCGACCACCTTTGCGGCGCGCGCAGTGGGTTATGGCATTGCCGGGCTTCGCGTCGATGGCAATGACGCGCTGGCCGTTTATGCAGCAACCCAATGGGCCGCGGAACGCGCGCGCACCAACAAGGGCCCGACGCTGATTGAGCATTTCACCTATCGCGCGGAAGGCCATTCAACCTCGGACGATCCATCGCAATATCGCTCCGCTAATGAGGCCGCAGAATGGCCGCTCGGCGATCCGATCGCGCGGCTCAAAAACCATCTGATTGCGCTTGGCGAATGGGACGAGGATCGCCAGGCGGCGATGGACAAGGAATGCGCTGAACAAGTCAAGACGGCCGCTAAACAGGCAGAGAAAAATGGTATTCTTGGTCATGGGTTACACCATCCACTTGAGACCATGTTTGAACAAGTATTCGAGGAAATGCCCTGGCATTTGAAAGAGCAGATGCAGGACATGCTCGATGAGAATGAGGCCGCCAACAATGTGGCGAAGACACGATGA
- a CDS encoding alpha-ketoacid dehydrogenase subunit beta: MSRGDNSTSQRNMIQAINSAMDVAMERDENVCVFGEDVGFYGGVFRATAGLQEKFGKTRSFDTPINECGIIGVAVGMAAYGMRPVAEIQFADYIYPGLDQLVSEAARLRYRSAGEFTAPLTIRSPFGGGIFGGQTHSQSPESIFTHVCGVKTVIPSTPYDAKGLLIAAIEDPDPVVFFEPKRIYNGPFDGYYDTPVEPWSKHPASEVPDGHYVIPLGKANIVREGSAVTMLCYGTMVHVTMAAVETLGIDAEVIDLRTLLPLDIETIEASIKKTGRCLVVHEATRTSGFGAELAALVQERCFYHLEAPIQRVTGYDTPYPHSLEWAYFPGPVRLRLAIERVMEDVSGEV, translated from the coding sequence ATGAGCAGAGGCGATAACTCTACCAGCCAGCGCAACATGATCCAGGCGATCAACAGCGCCATGGACGTTGCGATGGAGCGCGATGAAAATGTCTGCGTGTTCGGCGAAGATGTCGGATTTTATGGCGGCGTCTTCAGGGCCACTGCCGGCCTTCAGGAAAAGTTCGGCAAGACGCGGAGCTTCGACACGCCGATCAACGAATGCGGGATCATCGGCGTTGCGGTCGGGATGGCGGCCTATGGCATGCGGCCAGTCGCCGAGATCCAATTTGCCGACTATATCTATCCTGGCCTTGACCAGCTGGTCTCAGAAGCAGCGCGCTTGCGCTATCGCTCGGCTGGTGAATTCACCGCGCCGTTGACGATCCGCTCGCCCTTTGGCGGCGGCATCTTTGGCGGCCAAACGCATAGCCAATCACCCGAGAGCATCTTCACCCATGTCTGCGGCGTAAAGACGGTCATCCCGTCCACGCCTTATGACGCCAAGGGGTTGTTGATCGCGGCGATTGAAGACCCGGATCCGGTCGTTTTTTTCGAACCGAAGCGTATTTATAACGGGCCGTTCGATGGCTATTACGACACGCCGGTCGAGCCCTGGTCCAAACATCCGGCCAGCGAAGTGCCGGACGGGCACTATGTGATTCCGCTCGGCAAAGCGAACATTGTTCGTGAAGGCAGCGCGGTGACAATGCTCTGCTACGGTACGATGGTGCATGTCACGATGGCGGCGGTCGAAACGCTGGGCATTGATGCCGAAGTTATCGACCTGCGTACCCTGCTGCCGCTCGACATCGAAACGATCGAAGCGTCGATCAAGAAAACAGGGCGCTGCCTTGTGGTCCACGAAGCGACACGGACATCGGGCTTTGGTGCAGAACTGGCTGCCCTGGTCCAAGAGCGCTGTTTCTATCATCTCGAGGCGCCGATCCAGCGCGTGACGGGCTATGACACGCCCTATCCGCACAGCCTGGAATGGGCTTATTTCCCGGGGCCGGTGCGGCTCCGCCTGGCAATCGAACGCGTCATGGAGGACGTCAGTGGCGAAGTATAA
- a CDS encoding dihydrolipoamide acetyltransferase family protein yields MAKYKFKLPDIGEGIAEAEVVAWHVKVGDEIEEDQGIADMMTDKATVEMESPVTGTVVELNGEEGDMLAIGSVLAVIETDEIPDEEEDPPAAAAKLSEERAREEAKAAAEAAAEEPEEAEPEPVEETPVAEPTPEPGVAPTRVMASPAVRKRAAELGVDLANVKPQAGERIRHSDLDQYLTYGATYLTPGSGRKRDDEEIKVIGLRRKIAENMAASKRNIPHFTYVEEIDVTALEATRADLNATRGDRPKLTVLPLIIAAICKTLPDFPMINATYDDEAGRVTRHGSVHLGMATQTDTGLIVPVIADAQDKNVWQLAMEIARLSDAARTGKATQAELTGGTLTLTSLGPLGGIATTPVINRPQVAIIGPNKIVERPVIVDGEIEARKLMNLSISCDHRVVDGYDAASYVQALKTLLETPVLIFAD; encoded by the coding sequence GTGGCGAAGTATAAATTCAAACTCCCCGATATTGGCGAAGGCATTGCCGAAGCTGAAGTCGTCGCCTGGCATGTGAAAGTCGGCGACGAAATCGAAGAAGATCAGGGCATTGCCGACATGATGACCGACAAGGCCACGGTCGAGATGGAATCGCCCGTCACGGGTACTGTCGTCGAGCTCAACGGCGAAGAGGGCGATATGCTGGCGATTGGTTCGGTACTGGCTGTTATCGAAACCGACGAAATCCCCGACGAAGAAGAAGATCCGCCCGCGGCTGCTGCAAAGCTCTCCGAAGAGCGCGCGCGCGAAGAAGCCAAGGCGGCTGCAGAAGCGGCAGCCGAGGAACCGGAAGAAGCCGAACCCGAGCCGGTCGAAGAAACGCCGGTTGCCGAACCAACACCCGAACCCGGCGTCGCTCCGACACGCGTGATGGCTTCACCTGCCGTACGAAAGCGCGCAGCCGAGCTGGGCGTAGATCTTGCCAATGTGAAACCACAGGCTGGCGAACGCATTCGTCACAGTGATCTCGATCAGTATCTGACCTATGGCGCGACCTATCTGACGCCGGGATCCGGTCGAAAACGCGACGATGAAGAAATCAAGGTGATTGGCCTGAGGCGCAAGATTGCCGAGAATATGGCCGCATCCAAACGCAATATTCCGCATTTCACCTATGTCGAAGAAATCGATGTAACGGCACTCGAAGCAACGCGAGCCGACCTGAATGCCACGCGTGGCGATCGACCCAAGCTCACCGTGTTGCCGCTGATCATTGCGGCGATCTGCAAGACATTGCCCGATTTCCCGATGATCAATGCCACCTATGATGACGAAGCTGGCCGCGTAACGCGCCACGGTTCAGTCCATCTCGGAATGGCGACGCAAACCGATACCGGGCTTATCGTGCCGGTAATTGCCGACGCGCAGGACAAGAATGTCTGGCAGCTTGCGATGGAGATCGCACGCCTGTCGGACGCGGCACGCACGGGCAAGGCAACCCAGGCAGAGCTAACCGGCGGCACGCTAACGCTGACCTCGCTTGGCCCGCTTGGCGGCATTGCGACCACACCGGTGATCAACCGGCCGCAAGTCGCGATCATCGGCCCGAACAAGATTGTCGAGCGCCCGGTCATCGTCGATGGGGAGATAGAAGCGCGCAAGCTGATGAATCTCTCGATCAGCTGCGATCATCGGGTCGTCGATGGCTATGATGCGGCAAGCTATGTCCAGGCGCTGAAGACGCTTCTCGAAACGCCCGTGCTAATCTTCGCCGATTGA
- a CDS encoding energy transducer TonB, which translates to MVGLLSLALGVAAALQSADTPVPDQPDPPLQTETIAPEPIGDPSTWVTQSDYPSNFLRNGEEGTTRFQVRVGANGLPTMCFTIGSSGHFQLDGRTCNLVMNRARFNPARDGSGNAVAGIYTGSHEWRAPR; encoded by the coding sequence ATGGTAGGGCTGCTTTCGTTGGCTTTGGGCGTCGCTGCGGCGTTGCAAAGCGCTGACACTCCGGTGCCAGACCAACCCGATCCGCCACTTCAGACTGAGACCATAGCGCCTGAACCGATTGGTGATCCGTCAACCTGGGTTACACAGAGCGACTATCCGTCCAATTTTCTGCGTAACGGCGAAGAGGGCACGACACGGTTTCAGGTCCGGGTCGGTGCGAACGGCCTGCCGACAATGTGCTTCACCATCGGTTCGAGCGGGCATTTCCAGCTCGATGGCCGGACGTGCAATTTGGTCATGAACAGAGCGCGATTTAATCCCGCGCGCGATGGGTCGGGTAATGCTGTGGCCGGGATCTACACTGGAAGCCATGAATGGCGGGCGCCGCGCTAA